In Cyclopterus lumpus isolate fCycLum1 chromosome 5, fCycLum1.pri, whole genome shotgun sequence, the genomic stretch GTTCAATGTTCTTCACAGTCATGTTAGAATGTGAAATACAGCTCATTTAACTATTAGGAAGTGATGATGGTGCCCATACAGAGGGAAAAGCCTTCATAATCAGGAGATCTGAGGGGATAAACACTGCCTCTGAAGATGTTGTGAAGGCCTCTTTAGTTTATTCCTTCAAGTAAaattgaaatttaaaaaaatgtattgttagTTGCAACGCTAGTCTGAAATCAAAGCTTAACTCACAAGACAATCACAACATGTTTCCTATGACTGCAATAtaatcatctatgatatatgctGTTATCTGTCAAACAGAAGAGGAAAACATTCCTTAAAAGGGGAAGattattttcaaaaataaatgatgaattaatatACCTCATTTAATCAATAGTCATGTCGTAATTATAGTTCTGtaaaaatttaaaatgtctgaTCTATAGAAGGCAAAAGACCAAAAATCAGAACAGCTAGGAACAATACATTTATCTCCAAATATCGCAAGAGAATGTATCACAATATTGGTGCCAATTCAAAAGCATATTGACAGAGGCATTGTACGTCCATTGCTGTTGATGAATCTGAGGGAGTACggttttcctctgtgtgttgctgTTATAGGGAAACCCCTCTGGCTCAGGCCTGAGGTTGGGACAGTTTAATAATACTCTGCAATGTCTGGAATGTCAGCCTAATGCCAgttcaaaaagaaagaaaagcctgCAAAAGCCAATCAAAGCCCACAACCACTAAACCAGTGGATTActtgtttgtgtaaatgtgcaGGTATAGTCACACATGGCACATGAAAAAATGAGACTGCTCAATTAGTCAGTGCACTTTCAATATTGTTCATAGATTATAGATTTAGTGGTCCAGTCTCTCTAAGTAGTCAAATGAAAAACTAATCTgaccccccccaacccacacacacacacacccgcacacacacacacacacacacacacacacctcctatTCTCCCTGTCCAGCAGACCCCTGAGGTTTGTGCTGAATTAGATCACACGCTCGGTGGGGGTGGCTTTGTGGACTAAGGGAGTCACAGAGCGACAACAATGGCCCTAATGTGAGTGAGGCAAAGGTAGAGGGCAACTCGCGGGCTGATAGAGGCTTATCGTCGTGGAGACCAGGCTGGGGGCTATGTTGCCGGCTTCACATAAAGATTAGAGCAGTTGTCCCCTGCATGGATGAGACTATGTCGAAGAGCACAGGCTAAGCATTGACATGATTCTGGAAAAGGATAATCTAGTCTTTGTGATTACGAGGGCAGATATTCATGACTCCTGACTCTTAACTTGCCACGGAAGAGGCAAAATACCTCAAATATCTGGTCCAGACAAAATgttgcatatactgtatgtattcgTAATTTAAAACACGATTGTGTGGACTAAGTcagttttggttttgtttctgtCAGGTCTGTTGAAGATGCACTGGTCCCCGGAGCACACCGCCCCCTTAACTCAGTGGCCTGAGCAACACCTAGATGTCACCTCTACCACTTCACCGCCGTCTGCCCACAAACATGACCCCTACGCTGCAGCTGGTCGCCGAAGCTTTGCCCCTGCAGGTTACCCATGGGCAAGTGATGACATATCAGCCCTAACTGCTTCTTCTCTGCTCAAACGCTACGCTGAGAAGTACTCAGGGTTGGAGCTATCATATGAACGCCCTCCTACAGGGGCCTACCCAGAGCCTGGAACCTTCCTGAAAACTGAATCGGAGCCATGGGCTCTGGGTCAGGGCATGGAGTGCTACCCTGGATTGGAGGCATTAACTGGCACCAAGGTGGGCTCTGCATCTGTGGGCATCCCAGCCACAGGAAGTGTGACCGTAGTGAGCAGTAACTTGGCGTCTGAGCCAGGCTACAATGGTGCTGGCTCCTGCAATGCCCCGTCATCTCAGGAATACCCTTCTGCCTACAACAGCACCTACCTGTCTTCAGGATACTGCCCTCAACCCAGCGCAGCACTTCCCCCTGTCCCTCTACACTCATTGCAGGCCACATCCACTCTAGTGCCCAGCTACAGCGCCAGCACTCCTATCTACAACTACCCTCCAGGGTGCTACTCCCAAACCAGCCTGTCCTCTGGATACAGCCACCCCAGTGCCTCCTACCTGCCCCCTGGAATCAGTGCCCCCACTCCTCTGGCCCCTAGGCCCACCATGGTGGGGGCCAGTTACAGCTACCCATCTCACAGCCTTGGAGGGAGTTCTGAGGGAGGCGTACCACTGAAACGTAAGGCCTTTGAGATGGCAGAGGATGGACAGGAGGGAGCAGAGGTGGAGGGATCCCGCTACAGAAAGTATGGCAATGGCCATGGAAATAGTCATAGCAAAGGGCACGGCAACGGTCAGGGCAATGGCTACGATATGAGCGGCTTGACCTCAGACCCACAGGCCTACAAATCTGGAAAGACCATGATGTCACCCCCTTATGGCGGGGCAGGGGACTACAGCCCACCATCAGGCCTAGCAGGAGAGAATGTGTCAGGGGAGCACACCTTCCCTCAGCCACAGAGAATGTCTATGAAGATACATACACCGCACACACGGTCTGAAGACCCCACTGCAGGGCGCTGACAGCACTGGTCTGCATTTGAGAGGATTTGCTCACCCTTGGAAAACCAACCAGGGTTCTTGATCCAGACCGACTTGGGTGAACAAAATTGGATTGTCAATGAAAGGTTTAATTTAACTTTTGAACAACAAGAGGGCACACGACTGGTATTTCTTGTGCATCtttaacattttcattattCACATTTTTCCAAAGATTCACAAGGGCATTTTGCCCTCTAAGGTTGAGGTAAGTCTTAGGGGGGAGGTTAAGGCATTCTCTACATAGATAGTGTTAAGACATATGAGTGTCTGTTTCTCTCAGGATCCTATTTATTTCCTTTGGCTACAGCGGCAGCAGCACTGCATCTGCAACGTTACTGTTGTAAAAGTTGGTGTAATTATTTGTGGCCATTATGTATGAAAAAGGCTTTTGACTGCAATACGTTCTACCACACCACAAAAATCATTACTGACTAAAAAGTAAGGAAAGCAATAACTGGAATGGCGAGATCGCCATACTACTTCAGCACAATCACTGCTACTTTACACAGCTGACTCAAGAAATGAATGTTTCCCTGCTCATCCCTTATTTTCCCCTTCCTTTACTCATTCTTGACTTTTTTCAGTTTCTTTAACCCCTTCTTTTCATGTTCTTTATCTTATTCTATCCCAGTGTCTTGTTCTCAACAACTTTTGGTTTTGTCCAGTTTATACATAACAAGCTGCTTATCAAATGATTACATAGTATACACGAAGCCGCCCTTTAAAATTGTTTTGATGTAAAGAAAAAGTGGGGATTTTATGTTCagttaaaaatgcatttagcATTCATACCATGACAGAATAAGACTATATTCTGATCATCTTCAAAGCGTGTTATTTACTTACTAGATGTTTGTTGATCCTAAAACCGGAAAGTATCTGAGAATAACGGTGCAGCTCACACAAGTTTCAAACTATTACAAGAATGACTACACACATCAACAGAACaaccaaaaaactaaaaactatgcTTAAGTCTGCATTCTTCTAAAATGTACTCAGAGTAAACTGTGTAAAGGTCCATACGCCTGTTTGTTACTTCTGTTTGGATGCACAGCCCAGACTGTAAGGATCGCAATTTAAAAATTACATTCTTTATGAATATCTATCTGCTTGTCTGCTATgggatttacttttttttaggttatgcattctctttacttttGCCTCTGAAAAGGATGATTTATAGTTGTGTTATTGAATACTCAGGAAGAATATTGTTACCTCAGAATGATGAAATAAGAATGTATGTTATTACCTTTGAGTGTTTGTAGGGAGCTTTATGGAGCAAGATGTAAACGGAGCCATGGCTTTTATTAAGAGCAAAACTTACTCTGAACACTTCAGGGAAACAATGAACTTACAAGGCCTTGATACTAACAGAagaaaacacgcacacacacatacatgcacgcacgcacgcacacacatacacgtacgcacgcacgcacacacacacacgcacgcgcgcacgcacacacacacacacacacacacacacacacacacacacatatacacacacacacatacacacacacagcttcttaGTTCTGGGAAAATAAAACTTGAGTTTTTTTTACCAAGGCCTGAAATGTTGAATGTaattcagatattttttttaaaaggacaatACATGCCATAATGTACATCAATGATGTTTTTAgatatatgaaacatattttcttcatgtatAGATGTAATTCTCTTATAGGTTTtggtggaaaaataaatgacatgttaAGTGTTAGTGTAGTTAGCAGTGGGGAAACAGTGTTTGTGGACAAACTGTCAAAATAACGCACTCCTGATTAACAACTTTTGACATATCAAGACATACTACACATATTACAGTATATGCTCAATAgtaagtgtgttttttaaatgtcttaataaaGTGTCCAATCTCCATTTTTCAATATTAGTATTTTAAAACCGCTTGACACAGTGTTACCAATCAATCAGCTTGATTTGAGCTCAAACATGAATTGACACCATGAAGAAGGGAGAGGTTAAAAATGTATGTGCACTGTCAGGAAATATGGAAAGTTACAAcagtacatctttttttttttatccctacATAGTTGTGCCATACAAATATTTCTTTTgctaaattaaacaaaacaaaactcttAACTAAAAACATGCCCAGTGAGTGGATCCCCTTTAATAGAACGATTTAGGGTGTTATGCAGCTTCAGCTTTAATCTGAAAAAGGTATTTTAATTTGGAAATATAAGCACATTcgtaacaaaaaacaaatcacacaaaGACTTAGCTTCAAACTatgctggagaaaaaaaaatacatattaataaaaagGTGTGACGCAAATAATAATGTACTCTTACCCCCagattttaaaagtatttaagcGCTTAGCTATAACAATTAGATGCTCTTCAATGTCACACAAAGAATGTGAGCTACATTAACTTAAACACTGCAACTAAAGCTGTTTATTGGTGTAACTCTGATTCATTGAAGCAAGTGGAGTTGGCTTTGTCCAACTGATGAAAAATGGCATTTCAGCATTATGTTTGTAATCCAGTTGTACTTTTGTTGTATCTTGTACATTCTCTGTAACCATTTCTACCTCATTTTGAAGATATTGTACAtggaaatatttatttcatgtaaTTTCACGTGCCAGTTTAAGGAGCAATGTTTCAAATTTTTTGACCTGTTATAGTCTACCTCACTAAAGACTGTTGTGTCATGGAGATGAAgataacacaacaacaaaaaacttgaCTTTTTGTGCTTTTGTCTTTGAATGTTTGAGGTTTGAGTGTCATTATCATTCACTGATATATAATGTGACAAGAGCGTGACATTTGTTCCAAAAGGTTTTCtctttacaaatataataacatgtCAAACTTCATATTGCAGCATGATACTAACATTCCCATACCCACATTTTCTGTCAAGAGAggtattatttttgttttcacgTGGACACTGTTCCACTAGTATTTTCAACCAGTGATAATCCTGAGTTACTATCTTTGAAGGGTAATACTTTATTTTACTGGTGCATATTATTATGACATTTTCCTAATACTTTCCTCTGAGGTTTCCCAGAAAGAGCCATGTCATTTGGCAATTATTCCAACAGTACAATTATTTCCAATGAATCAACGTGGAATCTTTTATTCAGTAAACAAGCACATAATTCAACAAATAAGAGGTGTAGAGTTTTCAAAGAAATTATTATGAAAAGCAACAACTGCTTTTAAACTCATCTAGTTAAACTGATTTAACTACCATGCTCAGAACATTTTCCCCTTTTCCATACAATCTGTAcgatttttaattattaagaaATAACGGACAAATAAAATCTAGTGTTCCCCAAATCTGTATTTCTCTTGTCCGGAATTTCATTGATTCATATTTTTAGCCTATGTTGTAAAACTGGTGAGGAATAAGACCATCCTTGTTACGTAAAAGACATCATTAGAAGCTCAAGAGAGCATAGAATAAAGGGACAGGAAGAGCTGAGAAGATGCTGACCCTCTTCCCCTGGACACCACCCCCTATACACAGCTTTATTGTCTGGAGGGCGGAGGGCATGCGcttgtgtgtgacagatgtCTGAAACTTTTGTCCATTCATCCACAGTGAATCTAGCCCTGCTGCAAAGTCCAAGTATTTCACAACTgttttacataaaacatatatttaagtaTAATGATGATTAGCAACAACCGCCTAAAGTCTATGCAACCTAACCTTATCCAAACCTTAAACCAGCTTCTTGGCACTGGCTGTTAGCATTTAACGAGTCATCTTTATTTAAACCTACGCCTCTATTCCCATCTACTactaaattcaattcaattcaattcaatttcaattcagtttattttgtatagcccaatatcacaaatgacaaatttgcctcagagggctttacaatctgtacacatacgacatccctgtcccaggacctcacatcggatgaggaaaaactccccaaaaataacctttcacagggaaaaaagggaagaaaccttcaggagagcaacagaggaggatccctctccccggatgtcatgtgtacagaatgaacagcatttacaaagttacataaacacattacatgaatatgacaatgtatgaatggaactccaatccatgaaacagaaggaggtagagaggagggggggcggcgcGTGTCCCAggagtctattcttaaatgaggtgactgtgtctgcctcccggactgaaagtggaagctggttccataaaagaggagcttgataactgaaggctcttactcccatcctactttttaggactctaggaaccacaagtagccccgcatttagtgagcgcagctctctagtggggcaatatggtactacaagctccttaagatatgatggtgcatcaccaatcaagactttgtaggtgaggagaagaattttaaatgtgattcttgattttacagggagccagtgcagagcaacTAATACAGGAGTAAAATAGGGCTCTTGCTTTCCAAAGGCCAGCACAATTGCATGTACAAAGAAAGTATAAGGATAAAAAAGCATTACACCATTTGTATCTAGCCTATTCATGATAATACATGGCCATGTTCATTAATTCAGCCAACACTGTTTCAGGATCTTACCCAGTGGTGATACCATACTGTTGCTGGCTGCTCTGCAGAACTCTTTC encodes the following:
- the si:dkey-195m11.8 gene encoding putative fidgetin-like protein 2, producing MHWSPEHTAPLTQWPEQHLDVTSTTSPPSAHKHDPYAAAGRRSFAPAGYPWASDDISALTASSLLKRYAEKYSGLELSYERPPTGAYPEPGTFLKTESEPWALGQGMECYPGLEALTGTKVGSASVGIPATGSVTVVSSNLASEPGYNGAGSCNAPSSQEYPSAYNSTYLSSGYCPQPSAALPPVPLHSLQATSTLVPSYSASTPIYNYPPGCYSQTSLSSGYSHPSASYLPPGISAPTPLAPRPTMVGASYSYPSHSLGGSSEGGVPLKRKAFEMAEDGQEGAEVEGSRYRKYGNGHGNSHSKGHGNGQGNGYDMSGLTSDPQAYKSGKTMMSPPYGGAGDYSPPSGLAGENVSGEHTFPQPQRMSMKIHTPHTRSEDPTAGR